ttcaattaattattcgaTTTGAGTACTTTGTTCCAATCCGAATCGGTAGAAAAATTCATTCTTCAACCCTCCTGACATATGgctcattttgttatattttgttttttctctctttttctttttaaagtataatTAGGAAATGAGGAATTCGACCTATGTTAATACACTCTTTGGCcgtattttttctttaaacaaaaTCAGCAATGAATGTTGAATTAATATTTGGGTTTTTTTCCGACAtctaaataagaaaattaagtataagaataataaaaacaagaaaagaggggaaaaaataaaaacataaaagaagaaataagaatgatgaaaattaCCAAACGAAGAAAtaagaatgatgaaaattaCCAAACGAAGAAATAAGAATGATAAAAATTACAGACGAAATTTTAGAGAGACCAAATATATGAAAGTagttatttgaaaatattaatcAGTAATCCCTTCAAATCCAAgctttcattttattaaattcctaaacttctaaactttttaaatttcacGGACCTACTAAAGCTAAAACTGATATTCTTTTTAATGAGCATTCAGTTGATTTGTTTTTCGACtataattaattagatattAACTTGTCTCTCTCTAACTTccaaaattttttttgaaaatcttaaccaaattttaaaaataaaaaatcatactCATGTCTATTCGAGTATATTTCTCATCTATCCTATACACACGCAACCACGATAGATATCGAGATCACACGTGCACGCAGCATTCATGGATCAAAGACTGCAAAGTTTACTTACTGCCCCTAAAGCTTCTGGTTCATCCAAAGAATACAATTACATGACTTGATAAAAAGAATTGTCCTAAAATACTACATTCAAATCAGGAGCTCATTGTTATATGCCAATAACAAGGCTCCAAGTCCCAATCCAACACCTCTATTCCATGTAGAAGAAGGCATTGCCACAAAATCAAATGGACTCATAATTGCctatctttctttttccttcctggtgattcatattcatatttatatcacTACCGGTTGTGGTTACCAAACTGCAGGCGACCAATATGCGACAACCTTGATGACAGTAAAGGTGCCTCTTCGTCGAGATTCATATCAGACAGACCATTTCCACCATTGCCATCGTTGCTATTTGACGTGAATATATCTGTCGACTTCTTCTCTAACTTCCAGTCCTGTATTAGGCATCAAAGCTCCAGTTAGGAAAATATTGGAAGATTGGTCAAAACAACAACCTGCTGATTAGTCGTTACCGCAGCAAGACGAAAAAGGAAAGCAAGTAAAGTTACACTCCTCAGCATTCGTTTCAACTCTGACCCCCAAGATCATCAACCTCAACAAGGACTTCGTATTTCTGAGCCTTAAGTGAATGGAATCAAAATGACAGGTTTGCAGATTGTTCCGGGTCAAACAGTTTTAGTCTTACAGGTTGCATCCATTGAAATTATCGAGGGAAATGGAAGAGTAACCCTTTAAATACTAGCCAAGAGAAATATTCATAAATAGTAAATTATACCTATTTCCCAATCTAGTTGTTTGTTTATGTCAAAAAAAGATTGGTTTGCCCTAGGGGTTTATTTGTAATTCTCTTATGGGCCTAGGGCTTCCTAtctgtctatttatttgagGAGTCTTTCTGTATTTCAGTGtaacaaaataataagatttgatcgtggttttttctccctaacctaaggttttccacgtaaattagtgtgttttctcctttattcttttatttttatcatggtatcagagcaaggggACGAAATCCTAAGCCACGAAACCCTAGCCACCATTGATGAGTCTCCTTCGACGACCAATTTTGAGATAGCTGACACGATTAAGGAAGCTGTCCAACAATATCTAAAGACCGCTTTACCTCGCCTTCTTCAACAAATGAGTGTCGTCGGAACAACAACCCAATCTGTCGACGGACAGATCAGATTGCCCCCAACCAAAGAGAATCGGCGTCCAGATCTGAGGGATGCCCAGCCACCCTTCAGCCGCAGACTCATCGATCTCCCAGGTGCAGATGGTGTTCGGCGGACAGATCCGGTCACAGCAACCTTCGCGCATAACCCGGTCCTCTCTGACTGCAGTGACGCCGGTCCGGTCGCTTTTCCGGCGAACTCACCGGCAGGTCTGACCAAGGCGTGTTCTGATGAGATTACAAGCAGATTTCTTTTCCTCCAGCAACAGCTCGTTGATTTTGGGTCGGTGCTTGGTACAAACTCAAAAATTGCTCAACCGGAATCGTCCAATTTACAGATAGACTCCGAGAACCCGGTAAACTCTTTCCATTCTTTACCTGCTACAAATTTATTATCTGGATTAATAGGACACTCTACAAGAATTATTATTGGAGAAAAGTTGAATGACAAAAATTATTTCTCCTGGTCCCAATCCATCCGAATGGCTCTGGAAGGAAGACAGAAATTTGGCTATCTAACTGGGGAGATAGCTAAACCTGAACCCGACAGTCCCCACGAACGTATCTGGAGAGCAGAAGATTCATTGCTACGATCAGTTCTGGTGAGTAGCATGGAACCCCAAATTGGCAGACCGTTACTTTACACGGCGACTGCCAAAGATATCTGGGATGCAGTACATCAGTTGTATTCGTAGAAACAGAATGCATCCCGCCTTTATACCTTACGCAAACAAGTCCATGAATGCAAGCAAGGAGCTATGGACGTCACGTACTTCAACAAATTGTTCTTGTTATGGCAAGAAATGGACTTATGTCGTGAGATTGTCTTGAGATGTACACATGATGGGACGCAGTATTCCAAATTTGAGGAAGTTGATCGAGTGTATGATGTTCTGGCTGGGTTAAATCCGAAATTTGATGGTGTTCGCAACAGGATCCTAGGCCAACGTCCTACACCGTCACTGAGGGAGCTCTTAAATACACCTCGAAGAAGACAGGTCTAGGGCCATGAATATTTCAATAATTACGTCTATTAAGGCTGTTGCTTTTGTCACCAAGTCATCTGGATCAGACAGTGACAAGAAACCTCCACCTATCTGTGAGCATTGCAAAAAACCATGGCACACGAAAGACCAGTGTTGGAAGTTTCATGGCAAACCTCCAGATTACAAACGACGTCAGTCAAAGTACAAGGCTGGTCCTGGACGGGCTCTGGTCAGCGATTTGGCTAATGACAAGACCTTGACTCCGCCTCAAGCTGACAGTCAGAGTAACTTAAGTGTTGTTGGGGTCAGTGCAATTGCACACTCAAGTACGACTCAGTCTTTTGGCTTTATTAGCATTAATGGTAAANCATCCCGCCTTTATACCTTATGCAAACAAGTCCATGAATGTAAACAAGAAGCTATGGACGTCACGTCATACTTCAACAAATTGTCCTTGTTATGGCAAGAAATGGACTTATTTCGTGAGATTATCTGGAGATGTACACATGATAGGACGTAGTATTCCAAACTTGAGGAAGTTGATCGAGTGTATGATTTTTTGGCTGGGTTAAATCCGAAATTTGATGGTGTTCGCAGCAGGATCCTGGGCCAACGTCCGACACCGTCACTGAGGGAGGTGTGCTCTGAAATATGCCTTGAAGAAGACAGGTCTCGAGCCATGAATATTTCAGTAGTTACGTCTACTGAGGTTGCTGCTTTTGCCACCAAGTCATCTGGGTCAGACAGTGACAAGAAACCTCCACCTGTCTGTGAGCATTGCAAAAAACCATGGCACACGAAAGACCAGTGTTGGAAGCTTCATGGAGAACCTCCAAATTACAAACGACGTCAGTCAAAGGACAAGGTTGGTCTTGGACGGGCTCTGGTCAGCGATTCGGCAATTGACAAGACCTCGACTTCGCCTCAAGCTGACAGTCAGAGTAACTTAAGTGTTGTTGGGGTCAGTGCAATTGCACACTCAGGTACGACTCAGTCTTTTGGTTTTATTAGCATTAATGGTAAACGGCCCTGGATTGTGGACTCTGGAGCAACAGATCATCTGATCGGGTCTTCTGATCATTTTACATCATATCACCCGAGTGTCGGCAATGAAAAGATTAGAATCGCAGATGGGTCCTTTGCCCCTGTTGCAGGGAAAGGACATCTTTCTCCATTTGATGGTTTAATATTGCATGATGTgttgcatgttcctaaaatttcGAATAATTTACTTTTTGTTAGTAAAATTACAAGGGACCTGAACTGTCAGACTGTTTCCTCACCAGACATTGTTTTGTTTCAGGATCTGAGCTCGAAgacgacgattggcactgcccggcacGATAGGGGGCTCTACTTCCTGACTGATGAAACTTCCTTTAAGGATGGTTATAGGACTAGTTTTATCTCTTTGCATTTCTCTACTGTTGAGACTGATTTTATGTTATGGCATTACCGTCTGGGACATCccaattttcaatatatgaagtatcTTTTTCTgcatttatttcataatattaatatatcatcCTTACAGTGCGATGTGTGTATCCGAGCTAAACAAAGTCGTGTTTCGTTTCACTCTCAACCCTACAAGCCATCCAAACCGTTCAGTCTTATCCATAGTGATGTCTGGGGTCCCTCACCAACCACTACCTTTACAGGCAAACGGTGGTTCGTCACCTTTATTGATGATCACACCAGATTGACCTGGGTCTTCCTGTTGACCGATAAGTCTGAGGTGTCCTCtattttccaacaattttatgcGACCATAGAAACCCAATTCAACACAAAAATTGTCATTTTACGGAGTGACAACGGGCGTGAATTCATTAATCACTCATTTCGGGACTTCTTGGTATCTAAAGGAATTATCCATCAAAGCTCGTGTGCCTATACTCCCCAGCAAAACGGAGTAGCCGAGAGGAAAAATAGGCATCTAGTTGAGGTCGCTCGTTCCTTTATGATATCTACCTCTCTTCCTTCCTATCTGTGGGGCGATGCTATCCTCGCTGCAACCCACCTTATCAACCATATGNNNNNNNNNNCGATGCTATCCTCGCTGCAGCCCACCTTATCAACCGCATGCCTTCCCATGTCTTATCCTTCCATACTCCTCTTGACTGTTTCAAAGAATTGTATCCCAACACCCGGTTAATTCCTGACGTACCTCTGCGGATGTTTGGATATGTTGTCTTCGTCCATACCCACAGTCCCAATCGTATAAAATTCACTCCTCGTGCTcagaaatgtgtctttgttgggtatcctCTCTATCAAAGTGGGTACAAGTGTTATCATCCCTCGTCTCGGAAGTGCTTTGTGTCTATGGATGTCACCTTTCTCGAGGATCAACCGTTTTTCCCCGTTAGTCCTCTTCAGGGGGAGCGTCCTAGTGAAGAGGCTAACTGGTCCACGTACTCCATTCCCCTAGAGGTGTTGGCTGAACCTGAACATCCTAGCCCTATTCTTCCTAATCCTGTTCTTCTCACTAATCAAGCCCCTTGGATAACATActacaggaagaatctcaggaaggaaacaGTGCCACCTGTCACTTCTCCGGCTCCAGTTCATGAGTCTGACTCGGTCTCAGTTCCAGGTATGAATATTCCTATTTGTGATACTAATGATTGTGTTGAGACTAATAATTGTagagtggacagaaatatagagattgatgtaaatgatgAGAAAATAGAGGAAATTGATGCAAATGATGAGAAAATAGAGGGAATTGAGGAGGATGGAGAAACTGATGGAGAAGATAACACTGAAGAAATAACTCTAGCAAACGAGAATAATGGAAGGGAAGATGATTGTGTGGGAAGTCCTAACGAAAGATCCATAGATCAAATGGCTAGCTGCAGTAAGAAACGTGAAGAAGAGGAAAACCGTGATGCGTCTCTTGATCTTCCAATTGCCTTGAGAAAAGGGATTAGGTCATGTACAAAGTtccctatgcatagttacatgacagACATATAGTAACCTATCTTCTGAGTTCAAGGCTCTTACTCCAGTCTAGATATGATAATGGTTCCAAGTAATATACGAGTTGCAATGGAAACTCCTGAGTGGAAGGCTGcggttatggaagaaatgagagctctaGAGAAAAATGGAACATGGGAACAGGTTGCTCTTCTTGAGGGGCACAAAACGATTGGATGTAAATGGTTTTTTACTGtcaagtataaatttaatggcTCAATTGACAGATACAAGGCGAGACTGGTAGCTAAAGGCTTTAACCAGACCTTTGGTATTGATCAATCTGAGACATTCTCTCATGTGGCCAAGCTCAATACGATCCGGGTACTGTTATCTGTTGCTGTTAATAAAGATTGGCCTTTGCACCAATTGGATGTGAAGAATGCGTTTCTTAATGGAGAACTCGAAGAAGTCTATATGAGCCCTCCACCTGCTTCGAACACCAGTTTAACCATCGGGTTTGTAGATTGAAGAAGTCActgtatgggttgaaacagttgCCAAGAGCCTGGTTTGACAGATTCACCACGTTTGTTAAAGCTCAGGGGTATGAACAGGGGCACTCAGACCACACGTTGTTTACAAAAAGGTCGAGTTCAGGAAAAACCTCAGTACCTATTGTGTATGTAGATGACATTGTTCTGACTGGTGATGATACTGATGAAATTATGAGACTTAAAACAAAGATGGCtgaagaatttgaaaataaagatcTAGGAAAATTGCGATACTTCCTTGGGATGGAGGTGGCTCGATCGAAAGAGGGTATCTCTGTCTCACAACGAAAGTATACTCTAGATCTCCTCAAAGAAACAGGAATGATTAGGTATAAACCTGTAGACACCCCTGCAGAGTATAATGCCAAACTGAGTAATGTTAGTAATGGAGCTCTCGTTAGCAAAGAGAGATATCAGCGAGTAGTCAGGAAGTTGATATATTTATCTCACACAAGACCTGATATATCATATGCTGTGAGTGTTGTTAGTCAATTCATGCAAGCTCCCTATGAGGAACATATGACAGCCGTTGAACGCATCCTACGGTATTTAAAGAGCACTCCTGGTAAAGGTCTTCTATTCAAGAAGTCTAGTAAACGTGGTATAGAAGCATATACAGATTCGAACTGGGCTAGATCTGTTGTTGATAGAAAGTCTGTGTCTGAATATTGCACATTTGTCTGGGGCAATCTGGTtacttggagaagtaagaaaTAGGGAGTGGTCGCCAGGAGTAGTGCAGAAGCCGAGTACAGGGCCATGAGTTTGGGGATATGTGAAGAgatctggttgaagaaagtattaACAGATCTTCAACAAGACAGTGAGCTTCCAATGAAATTGTCCTGCGACAATAAAGCAACAATAAGTATTGCCAACAATTCGGTCCAGCACGATAGAACCAAACACGTCGAGATTGACAGATATTTCGTTAAAAAAAAACTGGACAATGGAAGCATATGTATTCCCTACATCCCTTCAAATCAGCAGATTGCAGATGTCCTAACAAAGGGATTGTTAAGACGGAGTTTTGATTACTGTGTCAGCAAGTTGGATCTGATCGACATTTACACCCCAACTTCAGGGGGAGTGTCGAAAAATGGTTGGTTTGCCCTAGGGGTTTATTTGTAATTCTCTTATGGGCCTAGGACTTCCTGTCTATCTATTTATTTGAGGAGTCTTTCTGTATTTCAGTGtaacaaaataataagatttgatcgtggtTTTTTTCTCCCTGACCTAGGGTTTTTCTATGTAAATTAGTGTgttttctcctttcttcttttatttttatcagtttaaaaatatagaagtatctcattcaatatatatatatataaaggtgGAAAAACAAGTCACAACTTTGTTGTATATAGGAAACAGAATATTATACCACCAGGTTCTTCTCCATCGGAATGGTACAAAAGGAAACGTAAAAGGGCAAAAAGCATTTAATTAATGGTCTTGACAAATCTACAAAGCTTTATTAGCATCTTTCAATGAAATTTCAAGAACGATGGATCTTTTTCAGGGCTACTGCTGTAAGTTATCACTTATCACTACAAGTATCACCAGGTTAACTCAATACCAATTTAAACTGCAGGACAAAACAGATGGCTTTGATTACCCCAATTTGTATTACTTGGCCACATAACAAAGGAAATACTTGACTGTATAAGGTTTAAACTACCATGTCGCTGGCATAAGGTTTAAACGACTTTCCTTGAGCTCAGTACGGAAAGGGGAATGGCACATTACTTGAATAAGATATATTCTATAGGTTGTACCTCTGAGCCCTCGAGTTCTAAAGGTAGAAATATACTCGACTGTATAGGGAGGATACCCCTTCAAATGAAAAGCCAGAATCTAGTGGGAGCCAGCTGTTGTGGTTATAATTTGGGAATTTTGAATGGAAAGAAATCATAGGATTTTTGCTGTACTTAGAGTTGGGGAAGATGCGAGGGGCCTTATCAAATTTCTTCGATGGTTGATCTTACCTCCCCATTTCTCCCAAGTTATTTTCTAACTAATTGTTTCCCACCTAAAAAGACTGTCACTTTTACTACCACATAAAACCTATGAGACATCGCATCAAGTGGAGACGAACTacttcaaattattaaaactgcCTTGagataaattattaaaactgTCATGAGATATGAGTAACTGAGGCCCCAACCTTTACAATTCTGTCTGGAATGCTTTCAGAAGACACTTGAGATGCACGAACATCCTTGACCTTTATGTAATTATACATGAGGACGCCACATAATGCTGCATCGAGAGAAGGATTGGTAAATTGAAGATCGCATTAAGTTAGGAGGTCATAATAGGAAAGTTCCTCCCCTAGAAAGTATTACCAATTGCATAGCCAATGATATTCAACCCTGTTATCGTAGATTCAGGAAATATAACAGTTGAGAGAGCTATTAGTATCCAGTCCTTGAGAACACCAGCAACTCGAATAGTAACAGCTCCGGTTCTTCCAATTACTAAGAAAATAGAGAAGTTTAACGCCAAGGCACACAGCGCATTTGAAAAAAAGATCCAGAAGTTGAACTGAATTTGAGTAACTTGCATTTGTGGCTTCTCCAACAAGTACCAAGGAACAAATAGGAAAACAAAACTGCATGTATCAAACACAAAAGGTGAGCAGCTAACTCAATTGACCACCATTAAACTATAATCTAGCTTTTGTCACCTTTACGTTGTTTTCCAATGAAATATTATTACTACTTCATCAAAACAAAATCTTAAGAATCTATTGACAATGACATGACTACTTCCTGTCAAGAAGCATAAAACTACACTATACCTGCATGGAGCAATGTAATATAAGCTGGTGATAGGATTTAGAGTTAAGCCCTTCTTCTGTAGAAGGACCTGCGTCAAGACCAGCCTGAGAGCTTCTGCAAAGATACCCGTGACCTGGTAAACTGTGCCTACTACATTAAAATGGATCTCGCCATATGAGGAAATGACAACCCCAACACTGACCAGCAACATGTTGAAGAAAACGTCACACCTTAACTTGTCGGTACCACACACAACAGCCATTAAAAATGTGGCTACTGGCACtgaaaaatcaaacttaaatCTGATTAATTTGCATTTCTAAGGAGATTCATTCTGGAAGTAAGAAAAGGATGAAGTTAAGCCTCCATACTTAAAGCCTTAAGCATCTGAATGAAGGCCACAGATATGTGTAAGTAGGCAGTGTTACCAAACCTGAAATATCGATAGTTAGTAATACTGAAACCATTGTGAACATGACGCACAGTGCACTCACCCTCAGACAATCGTACAAATAGCATGAAAGccattacatttttttaacacCTTTATCTATTAAAGCCAGTTAGAACATTATAATTCATGAAACCAAAGTATTAGATAAACGTCCATCCCTCCTAAATGAGAACTCTTTCGAGTACTATTACAAGAGGACTAATTTTACAACCTTACTTACCAAAGACTTGATGCAAAAAATGCACTGATTGGGATGACACAAGTTGCATATCTGTCCAAAGAAAGACATTACACATTAAAAACAGATAAATATTGCACATAAAAAAGTCTGCAAAAACCAATTATACCTCAGCTTTTCATTTCTCAGAGCACTTACATTTCAAAAGTCATTTTGACTGGAGATACAACCTGCAGATTTGGAATCAACATTAATTACTCTAGCTACCCAAATTTGGAAAAGTAGATTAACTGAGCGAGAGAAAATGAATGAAGAGAGGTATCCACAACACACAAGATCTTTAGATTGAATCATTTTTGCCTGCTGGTAACGATTACTTCGTCGCAGACTGTGAAAATTGTAGAACTTTCTAATCCTTTTTTTCTGCATGTATGCTAAAAAAGAGGATACCTCAAAGGAGGACAACAATCACAGTTACTAACACCAACTTAACAGCCATCTCTTTACCAAGTGAATCAAATTTGACAAAGAACAAGAAGTAAATTGACGTCCCAAAAACTCATATCGAGTTCAGGTCAAATCATACCTTGAACACACGAACAAGAAAGAATGCAACAGCACCAGAAAACCCCATATGAATCATTGTAAGTGTAATAGGCAAAggaaaattgaagtattttgGGGAGAGCACCCACTGCAATATTAGAAGAGCAAATAGACATAAGCATCACATGAGAATTAACTAATATAGTAGCAGAAAGCCAAAAATTAAGCAGTGAGCATGGTCACACCTTAGATTCAGATTGTGAAATAGTTAAATTAATGATTACTACTCGTACCACTAACAGAAACGAGATAATGAAAACaggaataaaattcaaatctgatcaataaaattaaaaaggatGTCAAAATACCTTGTTGTACAAAATAACTCCAGATGATAGCAAAATGTAGATGAAAAGATACAGGTAAGTCAGAACAAGCGGTCTGTTGATCATTTTGAGCAATAAAAACTTTCGCTGGCTACTCTAACAGGTGAGTTCCGGCTTCAAAACTAACTTTTTCACCACCCCTGTCTATGATCTGAAGATAGAGGCATCTTCTAATCTAAACCCTGCAGTCGAATGTCATCTTCTAGGCTATACGATAGCGTTTATTGGTTAAACCGACAAGTACATTGCATACTGTACTGTATACGTACATCCATGCAGGACAGCACCAGAAAACAAAGCCTGGAGTCAAAGAAAAGAATAACTAATTTATCTCTCCCAACAAGCAAACCCCAGATACGTTACAAATGTAACCATCGAAAAGGCACTTAAGAACGAATCGTGTACAAGAACCAGAGTCGGGTCATAACTCATATGTGATGCAAAAGTGATTCAATtgggaaacaaaaacaaaacccaAATTCGAATAGATCTGAAAGAATGCCGCAAAAATAAGTGACAGAAATTCAATTACAGCACGCAGGACGCCAAGAAAATGCTCCACACAGCAGAATGCGATGAAAAACGAAAGGCGGAAGAAAAGGGACTTACCAAAACCGAAGGATCGAGGCGTAGGCGGGAATCTGAAGGAAGAAATAGACCCAACTTGGCGGTGAGAAAGAAGGCGACGCAGATGGGAAAATGGAGGGTTGAAGAGAAATGGGTTTAGTGTAGAGATGGAAGAACAGAAATGAGAGAAGTGACAAAGAGTTAATGGCGTCTGGTGTGAAGAACTGGTGGATCCGTACGGTGTGAAGAGTGCATTAATGGCTTCTAGATTTCGAAGATACAGAACAGAACAGAACAGAATACAGTCGCTGTTACGCTTCCAACTCCCTTTCACGGGAGGTGACGCTTCTTTAAGGggtttctttttcatcttttcttcttccttttttgccAAAATGGACCTTTCAAATATTATCCACAtgtgattctgactttcaacaAATGAGTATTTGGAATAAAGACAGACCTCAAATCaatgaatgaaattaaaattttgaaagaatttcACCGCTGATCTCTTTTAAAGGTCAAAATGCCTcacttcttttaaaataataatattaatggACATTCTACTAATGTTACGCAGGAATGAAGTTACAAGATTTGCCTTTCATTCGgacttctttctctctcttttactcttttcttcttctttttttatgcGACCACAACTTCTCCTGCATACCCATTTCAATGAaactcctttttcttcttcttttttttccctcttttcttcttcttttttttccctcttttcttcttctcctcctcctccaacgagtaaaaatctttttttctctcttcttcttcttctctcgtgCGACCAACTTTGATGAAACTACACATCAATTCCCGTTGTGAGAGAGGAGAGTGATCTGTGAGTGAGAAAAGGAAGAGACCAAGAATGAGAGAGAGGTAGAGAGGAAAGTGATTTGTGagtaagaaaaagaagagagagcgagagtgagataaGTTTTTCCACATGTGCAAGttcattttggtaatttcactcACATTTGAAATCAACAAATGGtaaaaatgggagaaaaaaacatcattttcaaaaactagGACAAATATCATTCTTCATCCAAAATTTGCGACATCCATACAAAAACCCCAACAATTTTTATTCAAGATATGtttataggttaaattatacaTTTAGACTCCATTTGTTTATTAAGAATCATAtagaattgaaaatgaaataaaaatcaatccaaatgaAATTGTTAATACTTCAATCTTGTTTATAACGAGTAATCTATAACTGAAATCTAAAACTTTTAGACATGTACAATGAGACGCTAAGAAACCTTTCATTATTTATCATTGGGTAGTCATGTAGAGGATGATTGTTATAATCGTTCATGGTGATTGATTCTTTGCACAATATAATCGTGTCTTTTGATCGTTACGTACATGATAGACAATCTTTAAATGCTCGTCATGAGAGCGAAGTAAACAATGCAACAATGCTCGATGGTGATCAGTGTGAGGATGTTCCCATGGTGTTGTCCAATTCCTATATCCGTGATACAACTGAAAGGGTATCGTTTAGCGAGTTTGTTAGTGGCCATAATGTGATGTCGTGGTCATCTATGCTCATTTAATGGATGGAAATGAACATTTTGTTGAATGTACA
The nucleotide sequence above comes from Benincasa hispida cultivar B227 chromosome 3, ASM972705v1, whole genome shotgun sequence. Encoded proteins:
- the LOC120073774 gene encoding probable sugar phosphate/phosphate translocator At3g17430 isoform X2, with the protein product MINRPLVLTYLYLFIYILLSSGVILYNKWVLSPKYFNFPLPITLTMIHMGFSGAVAFFLVRVFKVVSPVKMTFEIYATCVIPISAFFASSLWFGNTAYLHISVAFIQMLKALMPVATFLMAVVCGTDKLRCDVFFNMLLVSVGVVISSYGEIHFNVVGTVYQVTGIFAEALRLVLTQVLLQKKGLTLNPITSLYYIAPCSFVFLFVPWYLLEKPQMQVTQIQFNFWIFFSNALCALALNFSIFLVIGRTGAVTIRVAGVLKDWILIALSTVIFPESTITGLNIIGYAIALCGVLMYNYIKVKDVRASQVSSESIPDRIVKDNFIGSSLSC
- the LOC120073774 gene encoding probable sugar phosphate/phosphate translocator At1g48230 isoform X1 — translated: MINRPLVLTYLYLFIYILLSSGVILYNKWVLSPKYFNFPLPITLTMIHMGFSGAVAFFLVRVFKVVSPVKMTFEIYATCVIPISAFFASSLWFGNTAYLHISVAFIQMLKALMPVATFLMAVVCGTDKLRCDVFFNMLLVSVGVVISSYGEIHFNVVGTVYQVTGIFAEALRLVLTQVLLQKKGLTLNPITSLYYIAPCSFVFLFVPWYLLEKPQMQVTQIQFNFWIFFSNALCALALNFSIFLVIGRTGAVTIRVAGVLKDWILIALSTVIFPESTITGLNIIGYAIALCGVLMYNYIKVKDVRASQVSSESIPDRIVKDWKLEKKSTDIFTSNSNDGNGGNGLSDMNLDEEAPLLSSRLSHIGRLQFGNHNR